GGGCAATACGGTTCTTGTCCGACAGAATCGGCGTTTTGGGCGGCGCGTCAATCCTCTCCAAGTCCGGCGGCAAATAGAGGAACACCATGCGCCGTTGGGTCAGGTCCGCCTGGCGGGCCGGCGCGGTCATGGCCCGGAACCACTTCGGCTGCCACACGATCAACAGGATGACGCACAGGTGGACGATCAACGAGGCCATGGCCGCCTCGCGTCGCCGCAGACGGGCCCGCTCGTCAGCAGGTTCCAGGAGAAGCTTTGGGAGTTCCTCGGCCACGACTCCTACTCCCGGGCGGCGGTGTGCCCTGCGCCGAGCTGGACACGCTCGGCATGTTGCCGGATGCTGGACATCACCTCATGGGCCAGCGCCAACGCCTGGCGGCCCTCGACCCCGTCCACTTCCGGCCGCGTCCGGGTGCGCACCGAGTTCACAAAGGCCTCGAGCTCCGCCTTCAGCGGCTCTTCCGGCTGCGTGGGCAATTTGCGGAAGTGGAGTTTGGGAAAGCCTGCGCCCGCGTGCTCCACGCTGATGACCAGGACGTCGTGCCGGGTGTAGTCGAGGGAAACGTACTCGTGCGGTTGGAAAAAGCGCAGCTTGCGCACTTTCTCGGTGCTGACGCGACTGGCTGTCAAGTTCGCCACACAGCCGTTTTCGAATTCCACGCGAACGTTGGCAATGTCCACCTTGTCCGTGATCACGGGAATGCCGACCGCATCAACCGATCGGACGGGGGATTTGACGAACGCGCGAACGATATCCAGATCGTGAATCATCACGTCAAAGACCACGTCCACGTCCAGGCTGCGCTCGGTGAATACACCCAACCGGTGAACTTCAAAAAAGAGCGGCCGGGTGATGAACGGGCGCACCGCCGAGACGGCCGGGTTGAAGCGCTCGAGATGGCCGACCTGAAGGATACGGTTGCGCTTGCTGGCCGCAGCGATGAGTTGATCGGCCTCGGCCAGCGTTGTCGCGATCGGCTTTTCGACCAGCAGATCGAGCCCGCGCTCGAGGAGTTCGGTTCCGACCCGGGCATGGTCGGCGGTCGGGATGGCGACGCTGGCGGCCTCGACGCTCTCCGCCAACTCGTCCAGGTTATGAAAGGCGCGGACGCGGAACTCGCCGGCGACCGACTCGGCCCGGTCGGGACGAATGTCGAGCACGCCGATCAACTCGACGCCCGGCAATTGCCGATACACCCGCGCATGGTTCCGGCCATAAGAACCAACGCCCACTACGCCCACGCGAACCGACTTGTCCACCATCCGATTTCCATCCATCCGAGAGGTCGGGGCCGCCGAAGCATCACCCGAGTCTAATCCCGCTGGGGGAACGCCTGAATTGCAATGCCCGCCTGATTGGCCGCGGCGATCATTTCCGCGCGGTCCACCAACAGGGTTCGATGCGCGTCAATGGCGAGGGCGGTAGCGCGGGCGCGCTGCATCACCTCAATGGTCGGCTTGCCCACCACCGGCACATCAAAGCGCATATCCTGTCCGGGCTTGCTGACCTTGACCACGACCAGTCCCCCTTTGTCCGGCCCGAGCCGCCCGAGTTGCGCCAGGCGCCCGGCGCGCTCGATCGTCTCGTCGGTGCCCTCCATCGCCTCAACGGCCACACAAGCGCGGTCGCAAACGACCACCGTTTGGCCAAGGTCGAGGCCGGCGATTTGCCAGGCAATCTCTTGGCCGTACTCGATGTCGGCCATCTCACGGGCATCCGGCGCGCGCGCGGTCAGCACCCCGGCCTCCGGGAGAAGCGGCTTCAAAAACAGTGTCGAGTCCACAACCTCGATCCCCGCTTGATGGAGTATCCGCGCGACGGCGCCGATCAGCATGTCCGTGCTCTTGGCCGGAAGGCTTCCGAGGAGTCGGGAAAGGAGGTTATCCGCGGGAATAGCACTGAAGATTTGCTTGTGTTTCACCTGGCCCGCCATCACCACTTTGTTGATGCCTTCCTGGCGGAGGAAATCGAGGGCGCGTGACAATTCGCCCAGACTGACCCAGTGCAGCCGCGTCGCCTGCTGCTCCATCTCGGGAAATGTCTCTTCGCGGAGACCGATGACGGTCATCTCGATGCCCTGGCTGCGGGCGGCTTCCAAAACGAGAAACGGAAACCGGCCGTTTCCGGCGATCAATCCCCAGCGATCCTGGTCCGCCTGAGGCAACTCCATCTCCTATCGAATAAACCCGCGCTCGGAGCTTTCAATGAAGCGCAAGAGAACCTCGACATCCTCGCTGTGGTTCAGTGTTTCGCGGATTTTGGCCACTGCCTGCGAGGTATTCAACTTGGACCGACAAAGCAGGCGAAAAGCCGCCTGGATTGCCCGGATGCGTTCGGGCGAAAAGCCGCGCCGCTCGAGACCAGGCGTGTTGGGGCCGAAGACGCGGGAATCGCGCGGCGCCACCGTCTTCGAAAAAGGCAGGACGTCCTGGGTGATGATCGTCCCGCCCCCAAGAAAGCCGTGTGTTCCAACGCGGCAGAATTGATGGATGGCGCAGAACGCCCCGACATTGGCGTAGTCTTCGACGATGACGTGTCCGGCGAGCGTGGCGGCGTTGCCGAAAATGGTATGGTCCCCGACCACGCAATCGTGGGCGATGTGAACGTAGGCCATCAGGAAATTGTGGCTGCCAATGCGGGTAACTCCCTGGCCCCCGACCGTGCCCCGGTTGACGGTGACGTATTCGCGGAAGACGTTGTGGTCGCCGATGACGACGGTGCTCGGCTCGCCGCGATACTTCAAATCCTGAGCCGGCCCGGCAATCGAGCAAAAGGGATAAAACACATTCTCCCGGCCGATGGTGGCGGGTCCGAGAAGGCAGGCGTGGGCCATCACCTCCGAGCCCTCGCCGAGCGTCACGCCGTCGCCCACAACGGCATAGGGGCCCACCTTGGAGCAATTTCCCATTCTAGCCTTGGGTGAGACGACCGCCGTGGGATGAATCTCGCTCATGATTCCCGGTCCACCATCTTGCACAGCAGCGTCGCTTCCGCTGCCACTTCCTCTCCTACAAAAGCTTGCCCCTTCATTTTGCAAACGGTATTGCGCCAGGCAATCACCTCCACTTCCAGGCGGAGCTGGTCGCCGGGCCGCACCGGCCGGCGGAACCGGGCATGTTCGATCCCGGCGAAGTAGAGCAGCTTCTTTTCGCGTTCGGGCACCTCGCGCAAGAGCAGATAGCCGCCTGTCTGCGCCAGCGCCTCCAGGATCATGACGCCCGGCATCACCGGCGCGCCGGGAAAGTGGCCGACAAAGAACGGCTCGTTGATAGAAACATTCTTGAGGCCCACGATGCGCTTGCGTGGTTCGAGCTCCAGGATCGCATCCACCATCAGGATGGGGTAGCGATGCGGCAGCACCTTTTGGATCTGGTTGGAATCAAGAATCATCTGGCCTCCTCGCCCGTCCCGATGCTGCGGGAGGGGCGTGGACAGGGCGCGATCGGATAGCAATGTCAGCCGCGAGGGCGAAGCCCACCGATTATAAGGCAAAATTCCAGGGCATGCGAATGGCGCCGACGAAGCCGTCCTGTCAGGAGTGGCGGACTTTAGTCCGTCATGCATGTCGGGTTCAGACCCAACAGTCCTGTGCACCCCGAGCGAGGGTTGATCCCCGGGAGCAGCCCGGGCGTCGTCCCGCCATGCGGGATCAGGAGCGTTGCCAACCGGCGGTAATGAGGCGTAGCATAGCCCCGGTTTCGATCCGGCCGTGAGTCACTTCGCGGTCCTTCCAACCTGTTCCTCAATGCACTGCGCCCGAGCCCGTCCCGCTCTGCGGGAGGCGAGGAGGTCAAGATGTTTCAACGCTTCGCTGCCGGCAGCGCCATCGCTTCCATGGCGATCGCCTTGGCGGCTCTAGTCGTGCTGTTGATACCCATTCTGAGCTTCCAGAGCATCTATCCGCTGCCCGTCATTTGGTGCATGGTGCCACTGGTGTGGGGTCTTTGGGCGATGATTGCCCCGAAAGCCTGGGTGCCGCAGCGCCTGCCGTTGTGGGGCGCGATTCTGGGATTGATAGCAGGCGTGTTCGGCGCGTTCGTCTTGAATCTTCCCTCTCAATTTGCCGGACAAACGGTGTCGGCCCTGCTCCGCGGGCTAGGGG
The sequence above is a segment of the Candidatus Acidiferrales bacterium genome. Coding sequences within it:
- a CDS encoding Gfo/Idh/MocA family oxidoreductase, producing MVDKSVRVGVVGVGSYGRNHARVYRQLPGVELIGVLDIRPDRAESVAGEFRVRAFHNLDELAESVEAASVAIPTADHARVGTELLERGLDLLVEKPIATTLAEADQLIAAASKRNRILQVGHLERFNPAVSAVRPFITRPLFFEVHRLGVFTERSLDVDVVFDVMIHDLDIVRAFVKSPVRSVDAVGIPVITDKVDIANVRVEFENGCVANLTASRVSTEKVRKLRFFQPHEYVSLDYTRHDVLVISVEHAGAGFPKLHFRKLPTQPEEPLKAELEAFVNSVRTRTRPEVDGVEGRQALALAHEVMSSIRQHAERVQLGAGHTAARE
- the lpxI gene encoding UDP-2,3-diacylglucosamine diphosphatase LpxI (LpxI, functionally equivalent to LpxH, replaces it in LPS biosynthesis in a minority of bacteria.), producing the protein MPQADQDRWGLIAGNGRFPFLVLEAARSQGIEMTVIGLREETFPEMEQQATRLHWVSLGELSRALDFLRQEGINKVVMAGQVKHKQIFSAIPADNLLSRLLGSLPAKSTDMLIGAVARILHQAGIEVVDSTLFLKPLLPEAGVLTARAPDAREMADIEYGQEIAWQIAGLDLGQTVVVCDRACVAVEAMEGTDETIERAGRLAQLGRLGPDKGGLVVVKVSKPGQDMRFDVPVVGKPTIEVMQRARATALAIDAHRTLLVDRAEMIAAANQAGIAIQAFPQRD
- the lpxA gene encoding acyl-ACP--UDP-N-acetylglucosamine O-acyltransferase, with amino-acid sequence MSEIHPTAVVSPKARMGNCSKVGPYAVVGDGVTLGEGSEVMAHACLLGPATIGRENVFYPFCSIAGPAQDLKYRGEPSTVVIGDHNVFREYVTVNRGTVGGQGVTRIGSHNFLMAYVHIAHDCVVGDHTIFGNAATLAGHVIVEDYANVGAFCAIHQFCRVGTHGFLGGGTIITQDVLPFSKTVAPRDSRVFGPNTPGLERRGFSPERIRAIQAAFRLLCRSKLNTSQAVAKIRETLNHSEDVEVLLRFIESSERGFIR
- the fabZ gene encoding 3-hydroxyacyl-ACP dehydratase FabZ, translated to MILDSNQIQKVLPHRYPILMVDAILELEPRKRIVGLKNVSINEPFFVGHFPGAPVMPGVMILEALAQTGGYLLLREVPEREKKLLYFAGIEHARFRRPVRPGDQLRLEVEVIAWRNTVCKMKGQAFVGEEVAAEATLLCKMVDRES